A region of the Fusobacteria bacterium ZRK30 genome:
ATAGAGTATTCTTTTTCATAGTTAGTGAAGGAATAATCAACCATCTCATCACCTTCAGTATTATAAAACCTCAGGTCGATTCCATGGGTATCATCAAAACTGACATATCCGTCTACATTATTTACAAACTTATTTATAGGTTTTTCATAATAATTGTCCTGAAACAACAGCTTTCCATTAGTTACTGTAATAATATCTATAGGTACTCCTGCTTTTCCAGGGCTTCCAGTAGCAAAAATATCCACTATGTTTACATCTCTATTTTTATCTACTGCAATATATAGATATGGATTTTCAGCACTGATCTCTGTAATTTTCCCCCTCAGGAGGTCTTTTATAGAGTATCGCAGGATAAGCTTAGGAGCATAGAGTACAGTTACCCCCTTATCGTCTTTTAAGACTGCATCATCTACAACAATGAGACCAAATGTGGAAAGATCAGAGGTTGTATGGGATATATCAGCTAAAAAATACTTTAAAGAGATATCTACCATTTTATCAAAGTTATCCCTGACAGTAATGTACAATGGAACAGTTATCAACATTAAAACCAGTACCGAGGAAGCAATGAAGCTTTTTCGGTATTTCATGATAAGTTTTTTCATAGCTTCCCCCTTTTTTTATTTAAAATTCAAAAGTTCTTAACTCTTTCATCAGTAACAACCTCTATTTTTTTGTTGGCTCGTATCTGGAATTTTTTAATTCCGACTATTATAGTGGTCTTTTAAGTGGTATTCCTGCTCTTCTTGGATATTTCCTGTCAGTCTCCTCCATTTTTTTTATTTCAAATATATATCTTGCATCTCCACAAAATGGTAATTTTAATTCATCTACTTTTACTATTTCACTGTTTAATATTTCAAATGCATTTTTCGAGTATTCCAACTCCTCCTGATAGTCCATTTTTTGGGCTAAAAATGTAGCCCCGACCTTTAGAAAGGGAACCATATATTCCAGTATCACATTAAACTTTGATACTCCCCTGCATAACCCAAGGTCATAAGTTTCTCTCTTATTTTCCAGTTTTATATAATCTTCCGCTCTCATATTTACCACTTCTACATTGGATAGATTTAATTTTTCTGCCACCATCTCTAAAAAATTTGTTTTTTTACTTACAGAATCCATCAGAGTGAAGTTTATATCAGGATTGGCAATGGCTAATACCATCCCAGGAAACCCTGCTCCTGTTCCTATATCCATAGCTTTTTTAACACCAAAAGGTATCTTAGTTTGCAGTAATAAAGAATCTAAAAAATGTTTTTCATACATAGTTTTTTCATCTCTGATAGCTGTTAAGTTGGTGTGTTTGTTGGTCTCTAACAATAAGTTCCCATACTCTAATAACATATCTACTGTAGCTTCATCTAATTCCAGTCCTATTTTTTTTAGTCCTTCATAAAAAAATTCTTTCATCTTATTTGTCACCTCTTATCTT
Encoded here:
- the rsmG gene encoding 16S rRNA (guanine(527)-N(7))-methyltransferase RsmG; translated protein: MKEFFYEGLKKIGLELDEATVDMLLEYGNLLLETNKHTNLTAIRDEKTMYEKHFLDSLLLQTKIPFGVKKAMDIGTGAGFPGMVLAIANPDINFTLMDSVSKKTNFLEMVAEKLNLSNVEVVNMRAEDYIKLENKRETYDLGLCRGVSKFNVILEYMVPFLKVGATFLAQKMDYQEELEYSKNAFEILNSEIVKVDELKLPFCGDARYIFEIKKMEETDRKYPRRAGIPLKRPL